The genomic DNA TGGGGCAGGAGCGGTTGCCTCTATTTGTGTGAGGTTGACTGCGGCAGGGTAGACCTCGATCAGGTCGGGCGTCCGTTGTCTCTGGTTGTTCTGAGAGAGACCATCGGTGGTTGTACTGAGATCAGCGGTGGCCAATCGTGCAGTTGTTGAGAAGTGGTCTGAGATCAGGATTCCGACAATAAGAATAAGTCCAAATCCAACGACAAGAGCCAGTTTATGTTCCCGGGTCATGATGCGCAGCGTCCCTGCTTGCTTGACTGGGCCGTGCGCATCTCCGAAGCGCCAGAGCCAGAGGCCAGATCAATCTCAAAATACAAGCGGTGCATCTTGAGTTGGAGGAGTCAGTCCGTTGACAACCTCCGTTGAGTTCCTCACGATCAGGCTTTATTTGCGAAGGCGAATGACGCGTAATTTCGCAGAGCGTGATCGTGGATTCTCTTGTTGTTCATCCGTTTCTGGACGAATTACCCCTTTCGTGACGTGGTCAGCCAGATTTCGGCGAACCAGATCGTTAAAGGTGCGCTTGACTGGGCGGTCTTCAAGGCTGTGAAAGGCAATCATGCCTATTCGTGCGCCCGGATTCAGCCAGCCACCTTGGTTTGTCTGCTCTGCCCCCTGGACAATATCGTCCATAAGACCGTGAAGAGCAGCCAGTTCGTCGTTCACAGCAATTCGGAAGGCCATGAACGTCCTTGTGGCGGGGTTGATCCGGGATTGTGCTGCACGTCGCCCATAAACTTCCCGTACCAGTTGCGCAAGCGCACCAGTGGAGAGAATCGGCTTCTGGCCCCGATTCTGTGTAAGTTTTCGAGCGATCTTCCCAGCAAGGGGTTCTTGGCCATATTGCTGGATCAAGCTGGTCAGCTCCGATTCGGGCAATGTCGCAATGAGATCGGCCGCTGTAGGGCCTGAGGAGGGGTCAAACCGCATATCCAGGGGGCCATCTTTGGAGAAACTAAAGCCCCGCTCAGCAGTATCGATCTGGACAGAGTTGGTGCCAAGGTCAGCCAGGAGCAGATCCAGTCGGATATTTCGATCTTTGATTTCACGGCAGGCACCGGCAAAGTTCTCATGGATGGCAGTGACCGGTAGCCCCTGCTGGAGAAGTCGGCCAATGGTGGCGTCGAGACGTGTGCCATCACGATCAAAGGCAAAAAGATGGCCAGACTCTAGACCTCTGAGCCTCTGTGCAATGGCAGCGCTGTGCCCGCCTTCAC from Phycisphaerales bacterium includes the following:
- the rsmH gene encoding 16S rRNA (cytosine(1402)-N(4))-methyltransferase RsmH: MNEPAHKPVLLNETLELLNPQPGEIGLDCTFGEGGHSAAIAQRLRGLESGHLFAFDRDGTRLDATIGRLLQQGLPVTAIHENFAGACREIKDRNIRLDLLLADLGTNSVQIDTAERGFSFSKDGPLDMRFDPSSGPTAADLIATLPESELTSLIQQYGQEPLAGKIARKLTQNRGQKPILSTGALAQLVREVYGRRAAQSRINPATRTFMAFRIAVNDELAALHGLMDDIVQGAEQTNQGGWLNPGARIGMIAFHSLEDRPVKRTFNDLVRRNLADHVTKGVIRPETDEQQENPRSRSAKLRVIRLRK